The following proteins are co-located in the Pyricularia oryzae 70-15 chromosome 1, whole genome shotgun sequence genome:
- a CDS encoding GTP-binding protein 1, translating to MVNITEKIKEIEDEMRKTQKNKATEYHLGLLKGKLARLRAQLLEPGPGSGGGPGAGFDVSKSGDARISLVGFPSVGKSTFLSKVTKTRSEVAAYSFTTLTAIPGVLEYGGAEIQLLDLPGIIEGAAEGKGRGRQVISAAKTSDMILMVLDATKKAEQRALLEAELEAVGIRLNREPPNIYLKPKKAGGMKINFASPPKRLDEKMVYNILRDYKMLNAEVLIRDDNATVDDLIDVIMKDHRKYIKCLYVYNKIDSVSLDFLDKLAREPHTVVMSCELDLGIQDVIDRCWKELSLVRIYTKRKGIDPDFSEALIVRSNSTIEDVCDRIHRTLKETFKYALVWGASARHVPQRVGLGHPVADEDVVYIVSGYKA from the exons ATGGTGAACATTACGGAAAAGATCAAGGA GATCGAGGATGAGATGAGAAAGACGCAGA AGAACAAGGCGACTG AATATCACCTTGGTTTACTGAAGGG AAAACTCGCTCGTCTTCGTgcccagctcctcgagcCAGGCCCAGGCTCAGGTGGCGGTCCAGGTGCCGGCTTCGATGTCAGCAAGTCCGGTGATGCGCGCATCTCGCTAGTCGGTTTTCCCTCAGTCGGTAAATCTACTTTCCTCTCAAAGGTGACCAAGACGCGGTCCGAGGTGGCAGCATATTCTTTCACCACTTTGACTGCCATCCCGGGTGTGCTCGAGTATGGCGGCGCCGAGATTCAGCTACTCGATCTTCCCGGAATTATTGAGGGAGCTGCCGAGGGCAAGGGTCGTGGTAGACAGGTCATTTCGGCCGCCAAGACCTCTGACATGATTCTCATGGTGCTCGATGCCACCAAAAAGGCTGAACAAAGGGCCTTACTCGAGGCTGAACTCGAGGCCGTCGGCATCAGACTCAACCGTGAGCCTCCCAACATCTACCTAAAGCCCAAAAAGGCTGGCGGCATGAAGATCAATTTTGCATCGCCACCCAAACGCCTGGACGAGAAGATGGTGTACAACATTCTGCGAGACTACAAAATGCTTAACGCAGAAGTTCTCATCCGAGACGACAACGCCACTGTCGATGACTTGATCGACGTCATTATGAAGGACCACCGGAAGTATATCAAG TGCCTGTATGTGTACAACAAAATCGACTCGGTATCGCTCGACTTCCTCGACAAGCTGGCCCGCGAGCCGCACACTGTCGTCATGTCATGTGAACTTGACCTCGGCATCCAGGATGTCATCGACAGATGCTGGAAGGAGCTTTCCCTAGTCCGCATCTACACCAAGCGCAAGGGAATCGACCCCGACTTTAGTGAGGCGTTGATCGTCCGCAGCAATAGCACTATCGAGGACGTGTGCGATCGCATCCACCGTACGCTCAAGGAGACCTTCAAGTATGCACTCGTTTGGGGTGCCAGTGCACGTCACGTTCCTCAGAGAGTCGGTCTCGGCCACCCGGTGGCCGATGAGGATGTTGTGTACATAGTGAGTGGTTACAAGGCCTAA
- a CDS encoding pre-mRNA-splicing factor CWC2: MSDTEQPQAAEGTELVPTSNGPVVPEGQKKVKKIIRVKKKRPARPQIDPALVKSEPPPQTGTTFNIWYNKWSGGDREDKYTSQTAAKGRCNVAKDSGYTKADQTTGSYFCLFFARGVCPKGQDCEYLHRLPTLHDLYSPNVDCFGRDRFSDYRDDMGGVGSFMRQNRTVYVGRIHVTDDIEEVVARHFAEWGQVERIRVLNQRGVAFITYTNEANAQFAKEAMAHQSLDHNEILNVRWATADPNPMAQAREARRVEEQAAEAVRRALPAEFVAEIEGRDPEARKRRKMESSYGLDGYEAPDEVHFARGAQAVNPVGRRGFEDQLMLEGGGEEVSAREALFGAEGSGSGDGDAGGIFSSSTLAALNSAQVKVSAQPKQAAATGPLVAYGSDSEDD; the protein is encoded by the exons ATGTCAGACACTGAACAACCACAAGCAGCAGAGGGCACCGAGCTGGTACCCACGAGCAATGGACCAGTCGTCCCCGAAGGCCAGAAAAAGGTCAAAAAGATAATACGCGTCAAGAAGAAGCGCCCAGCGCGACCTCAAATCGACCCGGCCCTCGTCAAGTCGGAGCCACCGCCGCAAACGGGCACAACTTTCAACATCTG GTACAACAAATGGTCCGGCGGCGACCGTGAAGACAAATACACCTCCCAGACGGCCGCCAAGGGCCGATGCAACGTGGCAAAAGACTCAGGATACACCAAAGCCGACcagacaacgggctcctacTTCTGTCTCTTCTTCGCGCGCGGCGTATGTCCCAAGGGTCAGGACTGCGAGTACCTCCACCGGCTGCCGACGCTGCACGATCTCTACAGTCCCAACGTGGACTGCTTCGGGCGCGACCGCTTCTCAGACTACCGCGACGACATGGGCGGTGTGGGTTCCTTTATGCGGCAGAACCGGACAGTCTATGTTGGGCGGATCCACGTCACGGACGATATTgaggaggtggtggcgcGGCATTTTGCAGAATGGGGCCAGGTCGAAAGGATACGGGTGCTGAACCAAAGGGGTGTCGCCTTCATCACCTACACAAACGAGGCTAATGCACAGTTTGCAAAAGAGGCAATGGCTCACCAGAGCCTCGACCATAATGAGATTCTCAACGTGCGCTGGGCCACGGCGGACCCGAACCCGATGGCGCAGGCTAGGGAGGCTCGTAGGGTTGAGGAGCAGGCTGCCGAGGCGGTAAGGAGGGCGCTCCCGGCTGAATTTGTCGCCGAAATTGAGGGCAGGGATCCCGAGGccaggaagaggaggaaaaTGGAGAGCTCTTACGGGTTGGATGGTTACGAGGCCCCTGACGAGGTGCACTTTGCCAGGGGCGCGCAGGCCGTCAACCCGGTCGGCAGGAGGGGTTTTGAAGATCAACTCATGTTGGAAGGTGGTGGTGAAGAGGTTTCTGCAAGGGAGGCTCTGTTTGGAGCAGAAGGTAGCGGGAGTGGGGATGGTGATGCAGGCGGCATCTTCTCGAGCAGCACGTTAGCGGCGCTGAATTCAGCACAGGTCAAAGTCTCTGCTCAGCCAAAGCAGGCTGCAGCCACGGGGCCATTGGTGGCATACGGAAGTGACAGCGAAGATGATTGA
- a CDS encoding urease accessory protein UreF produces MHLEQEPGIPVPNSGTVQSDYGIPIKESDSIEAEIHRLEAELEDARRRLGAKRPRAVRKQVPLPPDSLSAPFLPPSTHHLLLLTDSALPLGAFAFSSGLESFLAHSPKRSGSSPFTTFLPLSISAFASTTLPFTLAAHRDPSRLLYLDDCLDASLVCTVARRASVSQGRALIGLWERCFAPSLPPDRDIAEYVAAVKSPGRQHKPVDCITNAPPSHLPPAAAHLAPLFGAVCAAAGLSAHQAAFVLVLGHVKALASAAVRAGVFGPYQAQKLLAGDEVRRLVDLAVQREWATEVEDACQTVPVMDLWVGRHELLYSRIFNS; encoded by the exons ATGCACCTGGAACAAGAACCAGGAATCCCTGTCCCAAACTCAGGCACAGTACAGTCCGATTACGGAATCCCGATCAAGGAATCCGATTCCATCGAGGCAGAGATTCATCGCCTTGAAGCCGAGCTAGAAGATGCACGAAGAAGGCTAGGTGCAAAGAGGCCACGCGCTGTGCGCAAACAGGTCCCTCTGCCACCGGATTCACTCTCAG CCCCCTTCCTTCCCCCATCAACACACCACCTACTCCTACTCACCGACTCGGCCCTTCCCCTGGGCGCCTTTGCCTTCTCCTCCGGCCTGGAATCCTTCCTCGCCCACAGCCCAAAACGTTCCGGGTCATCACCCTTCACCACCTTCCTCCCGCTCTCCATCTCGGCCTTTGCATCCACCACCCTCCCCTTCACCCTGGCCGCCCACCGCGACCCTTCTCGTCTgctctacctggacgactgCCTCGACGCCTCGCTCGTCTGCACCGTCGCCCGCCGCGCCAGCGTGTCGCAGGGCCGCGCGTTGATCGGCCTGTGGGAGCGCTGCTTTGCCCCGTCGCTCCCGCCAGACCGGGACATTGCCGAGTACGTGGCGGCCGTCAAGTCCCCGGGGCGGCAGCACAAGCCCGTCGACTGCATCACCAACGCGCCGCCGAGCCACCTGCCACCGGCCGCGGCGCACCTCGCCCCGCTGTTTGGCGCAGTCTGTGCCGCAGCCGGACTGTCGGCGCACCAGGCCGCCTTTGTGCTGGTTCTGGGCCACGTCAAGGCGctggcgtcggcggcggtgcgCGCGGGCGTTTTTGGTCCCTATCAGGCCCAGAAACTGCTGGCGGGGGATGAGGTCCGGAGACTGGTCGACCTGGCGGTGCAGAGGGAGTGGGCTACCGAGGTCGAGGACGCGTGCCAGACGGTGCCGGTAATGGACTTGTGGGTCGGACGGCACGAGTTATTATATTCGCGCATTTTCAACAGCTAG
- a CDS encoding PEK/GCN2 protein kinase produces the protein MAGKQNTQKGPALVRKQTNNGNANLPVRGPVPTLAIPKVAATGTTTHYEQIQEEELIALRAIYTDDFVELKDPHSAWKKSEPRFDIRIKAFSDEDVGVTLSVVMTATYPKSTPLLSFKDNENLSESTLFRLQKYLEREPKIFARKEEVMINSLVEDIREILEDAAQAKAQGRELPSLEEERAAHEAHLAHQAMEERKKEEQKRLEETQEEERIMSGQYEEEINRQRAKKLEIRRKNRSGHLSPDRSVDHDNEKIVFDQPCKLTDESGNELRFNTVKGMALVSTGPVCQVFTVRPVLSAGHHRPSLVLKQEKLKSGGKEAGLFKKQLQSLESQLESAKKYRHKNILEVMEFRIDSDVCSDVGSPDRTVSILTAYAKQGSLYDHMDVNGQDGQIGINRVRSWTRDLLDALNFLHTNGIVHKSIHPHNVLLFRDETGAIIPKLADAGFQKELHDICSSSRAVTALRDAKSAYWLPPEIAGTAKPHYTQKTDIWDFGVMFLQMVFDLEAPQRYQSPNDLKASLALSSEMLELVSSFFHSEPSRRRRAFDLGSHHFLAATSAQVLMDDADSSVFTADSVSSMPQHPVPRLRHGSMSRATAPQSRWATEWIEEGRLGKGGFGEVVKARNMVENVVYAVKKIRQRENESLTPIISEVSVFCRMGHPSVVKYVMAWIEDIFDGYEPSAGSVTASGVTDSESMSGPNIEFTTSGALDFVSSSRPPHIEFGFDSDNDDAHTEHGNEDGSDDSDESDESEAEDSDEESSEFEASGKMGRRSSRRPSMRPFSRKIMYLVMEYCEKSTLRDLIMNNLCDDSEEIWRLFRQILEGLQHIHGFNIIHRDLKPENIFIKVAPDGTNAVKIGDFGLATAEMRAIADKNGNGSPSGIDSGDMTRSVGTSTYLAPEVRSGSNGVYTTKCDMYALGIIFFEMCYPPMLGMQRAMVFDKLRQPPPTLPDDFRPGEKNQKQIVSSLVDHTPSQRPSATELLKSGLLPVGMESDAMRQVMAGLEDPNNPHYTDYISALFKRRLDRAKDYAWDAESVNKSPAELMRLLVTEETLTAVFRRHGAVKVSISPFYPPSAHYTQNTVEVVDKHGALLQLPYDLTMGSARALAKSTSRDTVVQRSYSFGRVFRDRPSGGQPQMFGEVHFDVVSEDASDLALKEAEAIKVLDEIIAEFPTLSRSQMCFHLGHSDLLRCIFDYCGVEKASRRAVADTLSKLNIRGVTWQKIKSELRTTASISTTTLDELQKFDFRENPGKAANQLRTIFQKTDVSQQVSQPLAHLKEVWEYCKKLGVRTKIYVAPLWSWNEVFFSGNMMFACLFDKRSREVLAAGGRYDSLIKEHRPRISGSHFQERHAVGFGMNWEQLAHVSAKSSKKRAGAADEETNLFATKRCDVLIASFDPSLLRTTGLELLQTLWAHGISAELARDARSPEEVLQAQREDGHNWVVIVKQDMLKIKTPGRREAPDADVLPGQLVQWLRAEMREREGRIVQASRLRATAGGDGNAAAVVGSYGGYSYHGRHNDYMAGPGIMSSGGGVISPGTDSLTVHPHREQEVRVITARTRSKKSNRQALVEQAQAAAARVASTMVRFASDANSTGPVVAIETTDAVMSLIQSTRLSDAESWRRAEQAVGMEERQYVRELRGLLQDMRADQGGVGRGISGLAWSMPAFVYNFRTGYCIYYDLGA, from the coding sequence ATGGCGGGAAAACAAAATACGCAGAAAGGTCCTGCTCTAGTTCGCAAACAAACCAACAATGGAAATGCAAACCTTCCGGTCCGCGGACCTGTCCCTACCCTGGCTATTCCCAAGGTCGCAGCTACAGGAACAACGACGCATTATGAGCAGATCCAGGAGGAAGAGTTGATCGCATTGCGAGCTATCTACACCGACGATTTTGTGGAGCTCAAGGATCCCCATAGCGCTTGGAAGAAGTCTGAGCCCCGATTCGACATTCGAATCAAGGCTTTCTCGGATGAGGATGTTGGCGTGACCTTGAGTGTCGTCATGACGGCAACTTATCCCAAGTCAACGCCTCTCTTGTCTTTCAAGGACAATGAAAACCTGAGTGAATCGACTCTTTTCAGGCTGCAAAAATATCTCGAGCGAGAACCCAAAATCTTTGCCCGCAAGGAAGAGGTTATGATCAACAGCCTTGTCGAGGACATCCGTGAGATTCTTGAGGACGCAGCGCAGGCAAAAGCCCAAGGCAGAGAACTACCTTCTCTAGAGGAGGAACGTGCTGCCCACGAAGCTCATTTAGCCCACCAGGCCATGGAGGAGCGGAAGAAGGAGGAGCAGAAGCGACTGGAAGAGACGCAGGAGGAGGAACGCATTATGAGTGGCCAGTATGAAGAGGAGATCAACCGTCAGAGAGCCAAAAAGCTCGAGATTCGACGCAAAAATCGAAGTGGCCACCTATCGCCTGACCGTTCTGTCGACCATGACAATGAAAAGATTGTCTTTGATCAGCCATGCAAGCTGACGGACGAATCGGGCAACGAGTTGCGGTTCAATACCGTCAAGGGAATGGCTCTGGTCAGCACTGGCCCTGTTTGCCAAGTGTTCACTGTGCGTCCTGTTCTATCTGCTGGACATCACCGGCCGAGCCTTGTTCTCAAACAGGAGAAGCTCAAGTCTGGAGGCAAAGAGGCGGGGCTTTTCAAGAAACAACTGCAGTCCTTGGAATCCCAACTCGAGTCTGCCAAGAAATATCGACACAAAAACATCCTCGAGGTCATGGAATTTCGCATAGACAGTGATGTTTGTAGCGATGTGGGCTCACCAGATAGGACTGTTAGTATCCTGACAGCCTACGCCAAACAAGGCTCTCTCTATGATCACATGGATGTGAACGGGCAAGATGGCCAGATTGGCATCAATAGAGTTCGCAGCTGGACCAGAGATCTCCTGGATGCTCTGAACTTTCTTCACACCAACGGCATTGTTCACAAGAGCATCCACCCGCACAATGTTCTCCTCTTCAGGGATGAAACGGGTGCCATAATCCCCAAACTCGCAGACGCAGGTTTTCAAAAGGAGCTACACGACATTTGCTCGAGCTCACGCGCCGTGACTGCTTTGCGTGACGCCAAGTCTGCGTATTGGCTCCCCCCTGAGATTGCCGGTACTGCTAAACCACATTACACTCAGAAAACCGACATTTGGGATTTCGGTGTGATGTTCCTTCAAATGGTATTTGACCTGGAGGCTCCTCAACGCTACCAATCACCCAATGACCTGAAGGCCTCTCTCGCCCTATCGTCTGAAATGCTGGAGCTTGTTTCCAGTTTCTTCCATTCGGAACCTTCGCGGCGCAGACGAGCCTTCGACTTAGGTTCGCATCATTTTCTTGCTGCCACAAGCGCGCAGGTCCTGATGGATGATGCCGATTCATCCGTTTTCACAGCCGATTCCGTCTCTTCCATGCCGCAGCATCCTGTTCCCCGACTTCGTCATGGCTCCATGAGCCGCGCAACAGCTCCTCAGTCTCGGTGGGCTACGGAATGGATCGAGGAGGGTAGGCTGGGCAAGGGTGGATTTGGCGAGGTTGTCAAGGCCCGCAACATGGTTGAGAATGTCGTCTATGCCGTCAAGAAGATCAGGCAGCGGGAAAACGAAAGCCTCACGCCAATCATCAGCGAGGTATCCGTCTTTTGTCGAATGGGTCACCCATCGGTGGTCAAATATGTCATGGCTTGGATTGAAGACATATTCGATGGATATGAACCCAGCGCTGGTTCCGTGACAGCATCTGGAGTTACTGACTCTGAAAGCATGAGTGGGCCAAACATTGAGTTCACCACGAGCGGCGCTCTTGACTTTGTGTCTTCGAGCAGACCCCCTCATATTGAGTTCGGGTTCGACTCGGATAACGACGATGCGCATACTGAACATGGTAACGAGGACGGCTCCGACGACAGCGATGAGTCTGATGAGTCGGAAGCCGAGGATTCGGATGAGGAGAGCAGCGAGTTCGAGGCCAGTGGCAAGATGGGCCGCAGATCAAGTCGCAGGCCCAGCATGAGACCTTTTAGTCGCAAGATTATGTATCTTGTGATGGAGTATTGCGAAAAGAGCACACTTCGGGACTTGATCATGAATAATCTTTGTGACGACAGCGAGGAGATTTGGAGGCTTTTTCGACAAATTCTCGAAGGTTTACAGCACATACATGGCTTCAATATCATCCACCGCGATCTCAAACCCGAAAATATTTTCATCAAGGTGGCCCCGGACGGGACCAATGCTGTCAAAATTGGCGACTTTGGGCTGGCGACCGCCGAGATGCGAGCGATCGCCGATAAGAACGGTAACGGGTCTCCCAGTGGTATTGATTCGGGAGACATGACCAGAAGTGTCGGCACGTCCACCTATCTAGCTCCAGAAGTTCGCTCTGGGTCCAACGGTGTATACACAACCAAGTGCGACATGTATGCGCTCGGCATTATCTTTTTCGAGATGTGCTACCCACCCATGCTGGGAATGCAAAGAGCAATGGTATTTGACAAGCTTCGGCAGCCACCACCTACACTCCCAGACGACTTTCGTCCGGGCGAGAAGAATCAGAAGCAGATAGTCTCCTCACTGGTTGATCACACTCCATCCCAGCGACCCTCCGCCACGGAACTGCTCAAGAGCGGTCTACTGCCGGTAGGGATGGAGAGCGATGCGATGCGCCAAGTCATGGCTGGCTTGGAGGATCCCAACAACCCGCATTACACCGACTACATATCGGCTCTATTCAAGCGCAGACTTGACAGGGCCAAAGACTATGCTTGGGATGCCGAAAGCGTCAACAAATCTCCAGCAGAGCTGATGCGCCTGCTCGTGACAGAAGAGACACTCACCGCGGTATTCCGCCGTCACGGAGCAGTCAAGGTTTCGATTAGTCCATTTTATCCTCCCTCGGCCCATTACACGCAAAACACGGTCGAAGTGGTGGACAAGCATGGTGCCCTGCTACAGTTGCCTTATGATTTGACGATGGGATCGGCCAGGGCGCTGGCTAAGAGCACATCTCGTGACACTGTGGTGCAACGATCCTACTCGTTCGGCAGAGTGTTCCGTGATCGTCCTAGTGGGGGACAGCCACAGATGTTTGGCGAGGTACACTTTGATGTGGTGTCTGAGGATGCGTCGGACTTGGCGctcaaggaggccgaggctATAAAGGTACTGGATGAGATCATCGCCGAGTTTCCAACGCTGTCTAGAAGCCAAATGTGCTTTCACCTCGGCCATTCCGATCTCCTCCGATGCATATTCGACTATTGCGGCGTCGAGAAAGCCAGCCGACGGGCTGTGGCAGATACTTTGAGCAAACTCAACATAAGGGGTGTTACGTGGCAGAAGATCAAATCGGAGCTGCGCACAACGGCATCGATTTCAACGACAACTCTGGATGAGCTGCAAAAGTTTGACTTTAGAGAAAACCCCGGCAAGGCAGCAAACCAGCTGCGTACTATTTTTCAAAAGACTGACGTGTCACAGCAAGTTTCGCAGCCCTTGGCTCACCTGAAAGAAGTGTGGGAGTACTGCAAAAAGCTTGGAGTACGGACAAAGATCTACGTTGCGCCGCTCTGGAGCTGGAACGAGGTCTTTTTCAGCGGCAACATGATGTTTGCATGCCTGTTCGACAAGCGAAGCAGGGAAGTACTTGCTGCCGGTGGACGGTACGATAGTTTGATCAAGGAGCACCGGCCACGCATCTCTGGGAGTCACTTTCAGGAGCGGCACGCGGTGGGGTTTGGCATGAACTGGGAGCAACTCGCACACGTGTCTGCCAAGAGCAGCAAGAAGCGAGCGGGCGCGGCAGACGAGGAGACAAACTTGTTTGCAACCAAAAGGTGCGACGTGCTCATCGCCAGTTTTGATCCCTCATTGCTACGAACTACTGGTCTCGAGCTTCTCCAGACTTTATGGGCACACGGAATCAGTGCGGAGCTGGCGCGTGATGCACGTTCACCCGAAGAGGTCCTCCAAGCACAGCGCGAGGATGGTCACAATTGGGTCGTCATTGTCAAACAGGACATGCTCAAGATCAAGACGCCAGGCAGGAGGGAGGCGCCGGATGCGGACGTGCTGCCGGGTCAGTTGGTCCAATGGCTTCGAGCAGAgatgagagagagagaggggagGATCGTCCAGGCCAGCAGGTTGCGGGCCACGGCTGGTGGGGATGGTAATGCTGCTGCCGTGGTTGGATCCTATGGCGGATACAGCTACCACGGTCGTCATAATGACTACATGGCTGGTCCTGGAATAATGAGTAGTGGAGGAGGGGTGATCTCTCCCGGAACCGACTCTCTGACGGTGCATCCACATCGCGAGCAGGAAGTGCGGGTGATTACTGCACGAACGAGGAGCAAGAAGTCGAACCGGCAGGCGCTGGTTGAGCAAgcgcaggcggcggcggcgcgggtgGCGTCAACCATGGTTCGATTCGCCTCCGATGCCAACTCGACGGGACCGGTGGTGGCAATCGAAACGACCGACGCAGTCATGAGCCTCATCCAGTCTACGAGGCTGTCTGATGCGGAGAGTTGGCGGCGTGCGGAACAGGCGGTGGGGATGGAGGAGAGGCAGTACGTGAGGGAGCTTAGGGGGCTGCTGCAAGACATGAGAGCCGATCAAGGCGGTGTAGGTAGGGGTATTTCAGGGTTGGCGTGGTCGATGCCGGCGTTTGTGTACAACTTTCGGACGGGCTACTGTATTTATTACGACCTTGGGGCGTAG
- a CDS encoding DNase1 protein, giving the protein MPSPRCLALIIVLVAICSLLPQVTLAAENNIITFQSLDSADRTVMFTSSVGKEELPTISVPAGQSVDVVLPHGWIGNYLAVVDGEHHVPGSGVIGEVAFNAFEDKTYFDVSAIDDPGDEHGIRMLWPAGEDGNTSGCWVEFPCGNAYTESGDKQTRVTAEKHLIAMLGRPPAREEEDDVAGGDRDGFGREGLGDS; this is encoded by the coding sequence ATGCCATCTCCACGCTGCCTCGCCCTCATCATCGTCCTCGTGGCAATCTGCTCGCTGCTGCCACAGGTGACACTGGCGGCGGAAAACAACATCATCACATTCCAGTCGCTCGACTCGGCGGACCGCACGGTCATGTTCACGAGCTCGGTCGGCAAGGAAGAGCTGCCGACGATCTCGGTGCCCGCGGGCCAGTCGGTCGACGTGGTGCTGCCTCACGGCTGGATCGGAAACTACCTGGCTGTGGTGGACGGCGAGCATCACGTTCCCGGCTCGGGTGTGATTGGCGAGGTGGCCTTCAACGCGTTCGAGGACAAGACGTATTTCGACGTGTCGGCCATCGACGACCCTGGCGACGAGCATGGCATTCGCATGCTGTGGCCTGCCGGCGAGGACGGGAATACATCGGGCTGCTGGGTTGAATTTCCCTGTGGCAATGCCTATACAGAGTCCGGCGACAAGCAGACGAGGGTCACGGCAGAGAAGCACCTGATTGCGATGTTGGGGAGGCCGCCTGCGAGGGAAGAAGAGGACGACGTAGCCGGTGGTGACAGAGATGGTTTTGGGAGAGAGGGGCTAGGGGATTCGTAA
- a CDS encoding DNA replication licensing factor mcm5, which produces MDRQSAFSVHAFSSNYEQGEDSNVQIQEQLLQFILDFRLENKFIYRDQLRENALLGAYYCDVNIGDLIKFNEELAHRIVTEPTEIIPLFEKALRKATQRIVYPHKQRIDLPEHQLLLHSNEEDVSIRKLDSMTISRLVRVPGIVIGASVMSSKANSLTIQCRNCGHTTDIPVSGGFTGVTLPRRCERNKGPVDSSDKCPLDPYFVQHEKSQFVDQQVIKLQEAPDDVPVGELPRHVLISADRYLTNRVVPGSRCTIMGIFSIYQNKGSKSSTSGAVAIRTPYLRAVGIQTDIDTASRGNATFSPEEEQEFLEMSRREDIYKVLAGCIAPSIYGNADIKKAILCLLFGGSKKILPDGMKLRGDINVLLLGDPGTAKSQLLKFVEKVAPIAIYTSGKGSSAAGLTASVQRDQSTKEFYLEGGAMVLADNGVVCIDEFDKMRDEDRVAIHEAMEQQTISIAKAGITTILNARTSVLAAANPIFGRYDELKSPGENIDFQTTILSRFDMIFIVRDEHEPGKDQRIAKHVMSLHQGRTNVQEQVESEIPFDKLRRYISYCKSRCAPRLSAEAAERLSSHFVTIRRQVHAAEMEANTRSSIPITVRQLEAIVRITESLAKMQLAPIATEDHVKEAIRLFLASTLDAVNQGADQGSREINDEASKVEAELRRRLPIGWSTSFATLRREMVEGKGFSEMALNRALKILQRRETIMFRNQGAQIYRNGA; this is translated from the exons ATGGATCGCCAAAGCGCCTTCTCGGTTCACGCCTTCTCGTCAAATTACGAGCAAGGCGAGGACTCGAATGTGCAGATTCAGGAGCAGCTATTACAGTTCATCCTCGACTTTAGACTCGAGAACAAGTTCATCTATAG AGACCAGCTGAGGGAAAATGCCCTCTTGGGAGCATACTACTGCGATGTCAACATTGGCGACTTGATCAAGTTCAACGAGGAACTGGCACATCGTATTGTCACAGAACCTACAGAAATTATTCCACTG TTCGAAAAGGCCCTGCGAAAAGCAACGCAGCGTATCGTCTACCCTCACAAGCAGCGCATCGACCTTCCAGAACACCAGCTTCTCCTCCACTCCAACGAAGAAGATGTCTCCATTCGCAAGCTAGACTCTATGACCATCTCGCGTCTGGTGCGAGTGCCTGGAATTGTCATTGGCGCATCTGTCATGTCTTCGAAAGCCAACTCTCTCACCATCCAGTGCCGAAACTGCGGCCATACCACTGATATCCCGGTCTCTGGAGGCTTCACGGGTGTTACCCTCCCGAGGAGATGTGAGCGGAACAAGGGCCCGGTGGACAGCTCAGACAAGTGCCCACTCGACCCTTACTTTGTTCAGCACGAAAAGTCACAGTTCGTCGACCAGCAGGTCATCAAACTTCAAGAGGCGCCTGATGACGTTCCCGTAGGAGAGCTTCCCCGCCACGTTCTGATTTCGGCGGATAGGTACTTGACAAACCGTGTTGTCCCTGGGTCAAGGTGTACGATCATGGGAATCTTTTCCATCTACCAGAACAAGGGCTCCAAGAGCTCGACGAGCGGCGCCGTGGCCATCAGGACGCCGTATCTGCGTGCTGTGGGAATACAAACAGATATCGACACGGCTTCAAGGGGCAATGCAACCTTTTCACCAGAGGAAGAGCAGGAGTTCTTGGAGATGAGCAGACGTGAGGACATTTACAAGGTACTCGCGGGTTGCATTGCACCTTCTATCTACGGCAACGCAGACATCAAGAAGGCGATCCTCTGTCTCTTGTTCGGAGGCTCCAAAAAGATTCTTCCGGACGGTATGAAGCTACGTGGTGATATCAACGTTCTCCTGTTGGGAGACCCCGGTACCGCCAAGTCGCAGCTGCTCAAGTTCGTCGAAAAGGTTGCTCCTATCGCCATCTACACCTCTGGAAAGGGTTCATCAGCTGCTGGTTTGACGGCATCAGTACAGCGGGACCAGTCAACCAAGGAGTTCTACCTCGAGGGTGGTGCAATGGTGCTGGCTGACAACGGAGTGGTCTGCATCGACGAGTTCGACAAGATGCGTGACGAGGATCGTGTTGCTATTCACGAGGCCATGGAGCAGCAGACAATCTCGATTGCCAAGGCGGGTATCACCACCATCCTGAACGCCAGGACATCGGTTCTAGCGGCAGCAAACCCTATCTTTGGACGGTATGATGAGCTCAAGTCTCCGGGTGAGAATATTGACTTTCAGACGACGATTTTGTCTCGTTTCGACATGATTTTCATCGTTCGGGATGAACATGAGCCTGGAAAAGACCAGCGGATCGCAAAGCACGTCATGAGCCTTCATCAAGGCAGGACGAACGTTCAGGAGCAGGTCGAGTCTGAGATTCCGTTTGACAAGTTGAGGCGGTACATCAGCTACTGCAAATC ACGCTGTGCCCCTCGCCTCAGCGCAGAGGCAGCAGAAAGACTGTCGTCTCACTTTGTCACCATCCGACGACAGGTGCACGCGGCCGAGATGGAAGCGAACACGCGCTCGTCAATCCCGATTACCGTTCGTCAGCTCGAGGCTATCGTCCGAATTACAGAGTCGCTAGCCAAGATGCAGCTGGCACCAATCGCAACCGAGGACCATGTCAAGGAGGCAATCCGGCTGTTCCTGGCGTCGACACTTGATGCAGTCAACCAGGGTGCCGACCAAGGCTCGCGCGAGATCAACGACGAGGCGTCCAAGGTTGAGGCAGAGCTGCGACGACGGCTGCCCATCGGATGGAGCACCAGCTTCGCAACGCTCAGGAGGGAGATGGTTGAGGGTAAGGGATTCAGCGAGATGGCTCTCAACCGGGCTCTCAAGATCCTTCAGAGGAGGGAGACCATCATGTTCAGGAATCAGGGAGCACAGATCTACAGGAACGGCGCATGA